The DNA region ccttagcattgtttgttggaacatctatctaggattcactagctctagatcttggcctcattgccatttcctttttcctggctctgtcgtaggacagacgcagtggccagacgactgtcctcgtcgggttcattacccgtgtgtggcatgccggaggaaaatacgaagcgtctcataggaaaccaaatatttgcgttatgcacccaaatgtttgcaacatacacaactctggttccgttgcatgaggcgtataagacaactcgtcttatcaaacctgatatgctaggaacaaaatattcctgattaccatacagtttccctagatgaaagttgtcaacagatactgttggcaccatccgaacttgatggtttggcgatcacataggtgatccaatcatctcgacaaaaactatgtcaatggttcgatagccagtacattggctacggggtttctacgttcgtacattctgtttccaacacaaaaggtttcattttggaatctatattttagtctcacaatctcaatctaaaaacctaccgattaaaacagtcggagcctctacgaggctttccccccaacttctactctttcgtcgtattctacaaatacactcgtaagcaggtagaatctTATCAATTGTATTCTCCACATTTCCGCCGTCGGGAATGATCAGAGTGCTGGTGGGGCATTCTTCACATCGGTCTTGAACCAGCTGATCTATGCAGAGCAACACAATCTCAAACCATGGGTTCACTTGGACCGAATGCATCCACGTTAGTCTATGACGAGTCTGTACATAACTAAACACCGCCGTTCGCCCCCTTCGAAATGATGCGTGGAATAGATATAGCAGTGATCGAAGGACCGGAGATGGTATCCACTAGAGCTGGGGACGGAGGCAATCCTCCGGAGCTGTACCAAATGAAACAGTACTATCCGGGTGCTCCGGGCCTACCCGAAAATCAGACGCTGAAGTTGCTACGCATGAGCTTTCCGGGTATGGGTGTGTGGGAAAGCTATTTCTTGCCCGTCTCAGAGTTCGTGCCAGGCGACGTGTCTTGCAGGGTGAAACCCATCCTCACAATGAACGAAAGGATGGTTGACCCGGGGTTGATATCCTTCAGTCCACAGTCCGTTCGGGCGTGGCAGTACAACAGTGTCAGCGATGGGCTTTGGAATCCTGATGGAAAGTCGATGAAAGACTGGTACAAGTCTATGCGAGAAAAGGGTGCCGAGTTGGTAAAACGATACTATCGATTCCAGCCGCAATTGTTCGAAAGGCCACAGAAGTGAATCCTGTGGAATCCGGCAAGCCGTGTCTCGCAGTCCATCTGCGAAAGCTGACAAGCATGGTCGAGAGCGCAAGAAGGTGCAGGCCACAAGTTTTCTCGGGTAAATCAGAGCCCTTCTAGATGTCGGGGGTAGGCATGTGTACATTGCATCCGACTCGCATACGGCGATACAATATGTGAAGAAGAAACTTTTGCTGGATGACAACATTGCCATCCACACGCAAGGGGAGTATGTGGTACGCTCGTACAAGGAATGTCCCGCTCATTTAATGGAAAGTCATCATCATGCAAATAGCAAGGCTCTAGTGAACGTGCTTACAATGTCCAAGTTGCTGCGTCATTGTCATAGCACCCTAATGGAGGCGGCGATCTATCTCGATCCTCATCTTCACGACAGGAGCGTCAGAAGACCCAGGTCGTGTAACCCCAGATGAGATTGGGAGCATGTTGAATGATGTATTAATAGGCGCCGGTTTGCTCAATGCCGTGCAAACGAAGTGAAGTACGAGCGGCTTGAAGTCCTCCATTTCAGCCATCTTGTGCCACTCTTCTGGGTGTGCATTCAAAATTGACTTCTTACGTTAGGGTTCGAGCACCACTTTGTGCGAAAGGAGACTTCGAATCAAGTAAGCAGTCAGTGAGGAGTGATTTTGGTAACGATCTCTCCTGTAGTTCACTATGGGTTTCAACGTTTCTCTGTGGATGGGATGTCAAAGAGCGTAATAATGGGTTTGTAGAATTCAAATTCAATATGTCATGCGCTGGCAAAAGAGTCGAGCGTCTTACTTTTTAAGTTAGACACTTTGATACTCTTGCCAATACTGTAAGACCGAATTGTTGGCGATGGGACTTGACAGCCTAGGTGATACTTGCTTGTGGGTTTCTAGGTCCTATTTGCaggtagctagctagctagccAACAGAAATAAGGATCAGCGTATTAAAATGATGACCTCGCCGTTTGTCAAGATAAGACTGAATGTGATATTTGCTTTTGGGTTTCTAGGTCCTATTTGCAGTTAGCTAGCTAACCAATAGAAAGAAAGTGAAAGtgtattgattgtgaaaTGATCATCTCACCGTTTGTCAAGTAAAGACTGTCTATAAGTGACACTGACGCAGTCAAACGACGTGGCTATCCATGGTTCCATTCCATTGCACCTTCTTGCCAATTTACAGGTAGGAGATAACCATTATGTCACTGTCATGTAACATTGATGGAATGAATCTGCGATCCGCCCCTACCCTACTTGCCTAGCTAGGGTTACCGGCCATTGACAGAATTTTGATATCACTGTCGTAACTATTCGATATGCTGTATCACCGACTATTACAACCTGATTCCGGCATCATTGACGGCTCCGTatgttcactgtcagagcTTGAGGAGAGCCTCACATTGCATCTGATGTGGCGACTTCAGTTTACCTTGTTTTTGGAACTTTTGCACTTGACCACACCGGCCTACCTGTCTCTCAACTTGTATTCTCAAGCGTTGACGATTCCAAGACATCGGAGAGCCGTTGAGAGCAACGCATCCAGAAATGTGCGCTTGACCACGGGCCTTTCTCTTAAGGGATCTGAAGGGACGGCGAAGGAAGTTGCAATCTACCAAGGAAAAGTCATTCGCGTTGCTGCAAAAAAATTTGAGCTGGACGGATCAAAGCCGTCCTCTAAGTATTACACTACGCGCAAAAAGGCAAGAGAacgtctttttgtttccgaAGACGGGGTAATAAATGACTACAACCATTACCGCACAACAGCGCTCAAGAGTTCAGGCGACCGGGCCTTATCCATCCTAACATACGATGTCATGAACCTTCTAAGAGCTCATCAATATCCAGTGGAGGATGGAGACTTGGGGGAGAACATACTGGTGGATGGGGTCACGTTCGATTTTTTTGAGCCCGGACGAAGATATCAATTTGGTGAAGAAAATGGAGTTGTAGCAGAAATCGTTGAACACATGATGCCGTGCGCAAATCTATGTAAACTTCCCTACATAAACGATGAGAGGATGGAACCAGTAGAGCGAATCGAGAAATGCAAAGCTTTGCTGAATATTCTGAATCAGGATGTTGGTCTTCGAGGCTGGTATGCTCGGGTCGTTCAAGAGGGAAGTATTGCAGCAAGGTCGGCTGTGGTAAGACTGAAGTGACTATTAATAATTTTGCCTATCCTCATCTTCGCTGCGCTGTTGCGATTGGAGTAGGATTTGACTGCTGTTGTGTTTTCGTTGGCCTGTCTGGGGTCTCAGTATTGTCGTCAGTTTCGTCTAGCTGTAAGATTGTAACAAGTTGGCTCGTACTGGCTGCCAATCTGCCCTGTGGTTGTAAATCGTCGCCAGTGTCGATGGCGAAAGATTCCTCCAAGAAATCATCATCTAGATCCTCACCTCCTCGTCGAACAGCTTGGAGAACCAATTCTCGCGTAGGCCGTTGTGTACTAACATGGCGTCCAAGATCCAACGAAGCCCCAAGATCAGAAATGCTTCGGTCACCGAGTGCGGAATTCAATGTGCTGCTCGAAAGCTCGCACGTGGAGTCATCGTTTCCTTGCAACGCTTTTCCTGAACCGTGATGCTTTGGAAAAACCATTCCTGCTTGCCTTTATCTCTTTGTAGCAATTCGCTTTGCTCGTTTAATCTTGTTGGTAACTGGCAACCAAATTTCCGCGAAATGATATGACCAACCTATTGTACCATGCGGGACAACATGCAGAGCAAGTTGCTTTATGCCTTCCAGGACTGTAGGCACGTCACGAGTTCGCTAATTTTTGGTGGTCACAATGACCTACCTTATTCCAAAACGAAAATGACCATTACTTTTAAAAATGCGTGcagttttggatttgtttcGAATATTTTTGCCATCGCCAGTATCACAAACAAACAAGCTTGTTGTTCCCTGGACATTTGTAAAACATATACGTCTAGGAGTTTTGTGGCGGCCCACGAGCTACAGACGTTTTTTTATCTATCCAAGGTGATCTGGACCGAGAAAACCAACGAGAGAACCAAAGAATGCTGCAAAGAGTATAACTGTTAATGTAAGCATTCCGTGAAACCCGATGCTATCAAATATTATTTTCCCTTCGGATCAGTTTCTTCAGCAGGAAACCATACGGCTATTTAGAGAGAATACGAACGTGAATACGCTTCGTCAGCCACGATCCGGCGTCTTATTCGACAGACGAGAAATATCAGGTTTGACCCAGATGAAAACGTTCTTCTCGGGGAACCGCAATTCTCGAGCATTGTCACAAGACTTGGCTAGATCACCCTAGCAAATTCTATAAGTAGCGCCTTTGCTCAAAGAATTTTCTCCAATAAATCACTTGAGCAGTCGCCATTAGAATCACCAAAGCAGCTTCGATCAAGGTCCAACTCATCACACGGCTGAGGATCTGTTCAGTCATGGTCGTGTGCACTGCCTCCCTTTTCCGCAAAAAGTCGAAATGATCTAACAAATTTTGCCAATCATTCTGGATCATACCTGCTGATTCGACTAAGTCAAAAGCACGCCTTGCATCAGGTCCTTCCTGTTCCGGCTCTAGAGCTCGAGGAAGTCCCTGCAGACGAATGTTGAAGCCTACAGAAATGCTGTCGCCTTCGtattcttcatcttcctcaATCGCATTAAAGCACAAGGCGTAAATCCCTTTGGGGGCCACCGTGACGGAAAAGTCATCTTCAATTGCTCCGGATTGTGATCGCCAGACTGACGAGTGCTTGCTAAACTCTTCTAGCCAAGCGTTCAACTCAATATCACGttcatcttccaaaagatcAAAATTTCCACTATAAGCATTTGCGTCAGGAATGCGTTATTGCCATGCGGGTTCACTGCTTCATCCGAAGACATCAACTACCCTAAGCGAAGACTCACCTGATAATAGAGGGCCGATCATCGGGTACTCGTATTAAAAAACAGTCTTTCTCACCACTTCTAAGATCCACCGAATAAGAAGCTTCGGCTATTCCTAAACACAGGAAAGCTAGAAGGAGGTGAAGCTGGCGTAAACCAGGACATGTTGCCACCATGGTCATCGGTTGGAAATGCTCGCTCTGCGAAGAGTCGTTCTTTTTACAGCATTGTGTGCGAGCGCGTTGAATCGTTACCCGTGAATGGGAAATATTCGGGAGTGCCAAGATGAATCTGTGACATGAACTTGGACCAATTACTATGCCTATATTCTGTCTCTTACATTGCTACCCACTGCGTAGAATTCGGAGGCATTCACAGTTAGCATTACCTTTTTTTTGGCTCGACTTTCCTTTTCACTATCCAGATGTGAGATTTCCatcttcacagtcaatgatcAAGGCTAGTTTGTCGCTTCATACCACACAAATAGGCTTTTGGTTTGAAGCCACGAACTGTCGACTTCGAGCTTGACCATGGAAACGAGGGTTGTAAAAAAGTCGATCGCAGTTCATTGGTGGTTGCAGGCACTTCCTCTCCGAAGGCGCTCATCCAATCAGCTTTTCCAGACCTGAATCTCACTATCGTCGGCAGGGGGAAAACGCATGGGAAGACTACCATCCTGGTCTACTACAGATCGCCGGACAAAGGCTTAACCTTAAACAAGTCTTGTCCAAGCCGTTTTCGATCGTTTCACCGGCGGATCTCTAATGAGTGATATTCATTCTTCAGCCACGCTTCACATGGAGACTGCGGACCTTTTCTTATCGATCGTCACCTTTATTCTATTTTTTTACTAGCCTACTGTATGCAATCGGTTGAGCGAATTGGTTGGCAATACACAGTCCGGCTGATATTGGAGGAATAAAGTTCGCGCCGAGATGGAGCTGTCAAGGAGTGCATCTTCTCTAATGCGCCAACAAGCCATGATAGCCCTTCCGGCCATGTACTGCAACATATGAGGCAGCCACACATCTCTCGTGACGGTTCAATCTCATAGAGATGTAGACTATGAAGGATATTCCTGAAACCAGCGTTTCCTAATGACCTGACCATCTCGTAGTATTTGTTGCAATGTGATACCTGATAGCACGGGTTTCCTTCAGCATGGCAACTTTTGCAGGTCAGGTAGAAAGTAGTGTCCATTCTGTGCTAATGTTACTTTGTTTGCATAACAGAAAACaatgcttacagttagccagAAAGAATACCCATTGCTGGCGTCTCAATCCGTCCAGCGGTGATGGTATACAAAGGCAGTTTTCTGCGCGTTGTTCCTGAAAAATGTGCATACGTAGGAGACAAGTCCTCTGCATATAAAAAGGTGGCATTGCCCGCACATCCATTGTCAACCAAACGGCTCTGATAGTATGTATTGAGCGTGTCAATAGCAAGAGGGTCGTCATAGCCCGCCTGTATACCACCCCACGCTAAGCAACCCGACGTTTGATTGACTGTCACGTGTTCGTACGTAAAATCCAGAAACCGGTGTATTTGATTCTTCTCAGCAAACCCGTATACAGCCATCGAGTGGATCATTAAATCACCCAATCGTCGTCGGTATATGTGACCTTGACGATCAATGAATTGAAGGAAAGCTTGTACATCCTGGGATAGAAAGAATTCGAGATCGGCCACAAACATATTATTGTAAAAGCCACACAATTCAGGCTTGATTTGTCTTTGTGGGACAAACTTTGTGTGACGGTTTCTCCACATGGTCCACATCCTTCGCGTTACTGCCATTTCGTATGCGCACATGCGATACCCGTAAACGTAGTTGTTCGAGCGCACAAAGTCAAAAATATCGTATCGAATAGCCGAGTGAATGAAAGAATCTTCGTCTAAACGAAACAAGTATCGATAACGACAACCAGTTTTCTTGTTCCACTTGGCGAAAAACTCCCATACATCAATTGCATACCAGTGCATCATCCGACGATAGCCCTCCGAGAACAGAGGGTAGGCGTACCACGTTGTGGGGTCATCATTGAGGTTATGGGATGGTCGCGCCCAGAAAGTTGAGTTAGATAAATCTACTAGATGAAGTGCACCTTGATACGACGAACCATATCGTTTCTCCAAGGCTTGCAAGTCGGTACTGTTGAAGTCTCCGGTATGAAATATATAGATATCGGTATTGTCAAGGTGGTCGTTGATAGACAAATAATTGTCGTGTAGGAGATCCAAAGACATCAGCAAATTACCGTAGCTGTCGCGTCCGTAGCTTGAATGAGTCTTTTGGGCGAGATAGATGACTGCATTCGTCCGACACCGGCGTTTTGAAAGCGTAGAGACAAT from Phaeodactylum tricornutum CCAP 1055/1 chromosome 23, whole genome shotgun sequence includes:
- a CDS encoding predicted protein; the protein is MMRGIDIAVIEGPEMVSTRAGDGGNPPELYQMKQYYPGAPGLPENQTLKLLRMSFPGMGVWESYFLPVSEFVPGDVSCRVKPILTMNERMVDPGLISFSPQSVRAWQYNSVSDGLWNPDGKSMKDWYKSMREKGAELVKRYYRFQPQLFERPQK
- a CDS encoding predicted protein, encoding MLYHRLLQPDSGIIDGSVCSLSELEESLTLHLMWRLQFTLFLELLHLTTPAYLSLNLYSQALTIPRHRRAVESNASRNVRLTTGLSLKGSEGTAKEVAIYQGKVIRVAAKKFELDGSKPSSKYYTTRKKARERLFVSEDGVINDYNHYRTTALKSSGDRALSILTYDVMNLLRAHQYPVEDGDLGENILVDGVTFDFFEPGRRYQFGEENGVVAEIVEHMMPCANLCKLPYINDERMEPVERIEKCKALLNILNQDVGLRGWYARVVQEGSIAARSAVVRLK
- a CDS encoding predicted protein, translated to MTMVATCPGLRQLHLLLAFLCLGIAEASYSVDLRSGEKDCFLIRVPDDRPSIISGNFDLLEDERDIELNAWLEEFSKHSSVWRSQSGAIEDDFSVTVAPKGIYALCFNAIEEDEEYEGDSISVGFNIRLQGLPRALEPEQEGPDARRAFDLVESAGMIQNDWQNLLDHFDFLRKREAVHTTMTEQILSRVMSWTLIEAALVILMATAQGDLAKSCDNARELRFPEKNVFIWVKPDISRLSNKTPDRG